One Lepus europaeus isolate LE1 chromosome 7, mLepTim1.pri, whole genome shotgun sequence DNA segment encodes these proteins:
- the REXO2 gene encoding oligoribonuclease, mitochondrial isoform X2 — protein MLGGSLGSRLLRGVGGSGGQFGARGVREGGAAMAAGESMAQRMVWVDLEMTGLDIEKDQIIEMACLITDSDLNILAEGPNLIIKQPDELLDSMSDWCKEHHGKSGLTKAVKESTITLQQAEYEFLSFVRQQTPPGLCPLAGNSVHADKKFLDKYMPQFMKHLHYRIIDVSTVKELCRRWYPEEYEFAPKKAASHRALDDISESIKELQFYRNNIFKKKTDEKKRKIIENGENEKTVIINQGAVNTD, from the exons ATGCTAGGCggctccctgggctccaggctgtTGCGAGGTGTGGGAGGGAGTGGCGGGCAGTTCGGGGCGCGGGGTGTCCGCGAAGGTGGCGCGGCCATGGCGGCGGGGGAGAGCATGGCTCAGCGGATGGTCTGGGTGGACCTGGAG ATGACAGGACTGGACATTGAGAAGGACCAGATCATTGAGATGGCCTGTCTGATAACTGATTCTGATCTTAACATTTTGGCTGAA GGTCCTAACCTGATCATAAAACAGCCAGATGAGTTGCTGGACAGCATGTCAGATTGGTGTAAGGAGCACCATGGGAAG TCTGGTCTTACCAAGGCAGTGAAGGAGAGTACAATTACATTGCAGCAGGCAGAGTATGAATTTCTGTCCTTTGTACGACAGCAGACTCCTCCAGGGCTCTGTCCACTTGCAG GAAATTCAGTTCATGCAGATAAGAAGTTTCTTGACAAATACATGCCCCAGTTCATGAAACATCTTCATTATAGAATAATTGATGTGAGCACTGTTAAAGAACTGTGCAG ACGCTGGTATCCAGAAGAATATGAATTTGCACCAAAGAAGGCCGCCTCTCACAG GGCCCTTGATGACATAAGTGAAAGCATCAAAGAACTTCAGTTTTACCGAAATAacatcttcaagaaaaaaacagacgagaagaagaggaaaattatagaaaatggGGAAAATGAGAAGACT
- the REXO2 gene encoding oligoribonuclease, mitochondrial isoform X3, translating to MLGGSLGSRLLRGVGGSGGQFGARGVREGGAAMAAGESMAQRMVWVDLEMTGLDIEKDQIIEMACLITDSDLNILAEGPNLIIKQPDELLDSMSDWCKEHHGKSGLTKAVKESTITLQQAEYEFLSFVRQQTPPGLCPLAGNSVHADKKFLDKYMPQFMKHLHYRIIDVSTVKELCRRWYPEEYEFAPKKAASHRALDDISESIKELQFYRNNIFKKKTDEKKRKIIENGENEKTVS from the exons ATGCTAGGCggctccctgggctccaggctgtTGCGAGGTGTGGGAGGGAGTGGCGGGCAGTTCGGGGCGCGGGGTGTCCGCGAAGGTGGCGCGGCCATGGCGGCGGGGGAGAGCATGGCTCAGCGGATGGTCTGGGTGGACCTGGAG ATGACAGGACTGGACATTGAGAAGGACCAGATCATTGAGATGGCCTGTCTGATAACTGATTCTGATCTTAACATTTTGGCTGAA GGTCCTAACCTGATCATAAAACAGCCAGATGAGTTGCTGGACAGCATGTCAGATTGGTGTAAGGAGCACCATGGGAAG TCTGGTCTTACCAAGGCAGTGAAGGAGAGTACAATTACATTGCAGCAGGCAGAGTATGAATTTCTGTCCTTTGTACGACAGCAGACTCCTCCAGGGCTCTGTCCACTTGCAG GAAATTCAGTTCATGCAGATAAGAAGTTTCTTGACAAATACATGCCCCAGTTCATGAAACATCTTCATTATAGAATAATTGATGTGAGCACTGTTAAAGAACTGTGCAG ACGCTGGTATCCAGAAGAATATGAATTTGCACCAAAGAAGGCCGCCTCTCACAG GGCCCTTGATGACATAAGTGAAAGCATCAAAGAACTTCAGTTTTACCGAAATAacatcttcaagaaaaaaacagacgagaagaagaggaaaattatagaaaatggGGAAAATGAGAAGACTGTGAGTTGA
- the REXO2 gene encoding oligoribonuclease, mitochondrial isoform X4, producing MLGGSLGSRLLRGVGGSGGQFGARGVREGGAAMAAGESMAQRMVWVDLEMTGLDIEKDQIIEMACLITDSDLNILAEGPNLIIKQPDELLDSMSDWCKEHHGKSGLTKAVKESTITLQQAEYEFLSFVRQQTPPGLCPLAGNSVHADKKFLDKYMPQFMKHLHYRIIDVSTVKELCRALDDISESIKELQFYRNNIFKKKTDEKKRKIIENGENEKTIAGQSTFFQLPCISR from the exons ATGCTAGGCggctccctgggctccaggctgtTGCGAGGTGTGGGAGGGAGTGGCGGGCAGTTCGGGGCGCGGGGTGTCCGCGAAGGTGGCGCGGCCATGGCGGCGGGGGAGAGCATGGCTCAGCGGATGGTCTGGGTGGACCTGGAG ATGACAGGACTGGACATTGAGAAGGACCAGATCATTGAGATGGCCTGTCTGATAACTGATTCTGATCTTAACATTTTGGCTGAA GGTCCTAACCTGATCATAAAACAGCCAGATGAGTTGCTGGACAGCATGTCAGATTGGTGTAAGGAGCACCATGGGAAG TCTGGTCTTACCAAGGCAGTGAAGGAGAGTACAATTACATTGCAGCAGGCAGAGTATGAATTTCTGTCCTTTGTACGACAGCAGACTCCTCCAGGGCTCTGTCCACTTGCAG GAAATTCAGTTCATGCAGATAAGAAGTTTCTTGACAAATACATGCCCCAGTTCATGAAACATCTTCATTATAGAATAATTGATGTGAGCACTGTTAAAGAACTGTGCAG GGCCCTTGATGACATAAGTGAAAGCATCAAAGAACTTCAGTTTTACCGAAATAacatcttcaagaaaaaaacagacgagaagaagaggaaaattatagaaaatggGGAAAATGAGAAGACT ATTGCTGGGCAGAGCACCTTCTTTCAGTTACCTTGCATCTCCAGATGA
- the REXO2 gene encoding oligoribonuclease, mitochondrial isoform X1 has product MLGGSLGSRLLRGVGGSGGQFGARGVREGGAAMAAGESMAQRMVWVDLEMTGLDIEKDQIIEMACLITDSDLNILAEGPNLIIKQPDELLDSMSDWCKEHHGKSGLTKAVKESTITLQQAEYEFLSFVRQQTPPGLCPLAGNSVHADKKFLDKYMPQFMKHLHYRIIDVSTVKELCRRWYPEEYEFAPKKAASHRALDDISESIKELQFYRNNIFKKKTDEKKRKIIENGENEKTIAGQSTFFQLPCISR; this is encoded by the exons ATGCTAGGCggctccctgggctccaggctgtTGCGAGGTGTGGGAGGGAGTGGCGGGCAGTTCGGGGCGCGGGGTGTCCGCGAAGGTGGCGCGGCCATGGCGGCGGGGGAGAGCATGGCTCAGCGGATGGTCTGGGTGGACCTGGAG ATGACAGGACTGGACATTGAGAAGGACCAGATCATTGAGATGGCCTGTCTGATAACTGATTCTGATCTTAACATTTTGGCTGAA GGTCCTAACCTGATCATAAAACAGCCAGATGAGTTGCTGGACAGCATGTCAGATTGGTGTAAGGAGCACCATGGGAAG TCTGGTCTTACCAAGGCAGTGAAGGAGAGTACAATTACATTGCAGCAGGCAGAGTATGAATTTCTGTCCTTTGTACGACAGCAGACTCCTCCAGGGCTCTGTCCACTTGCAG GAAATTCAGTTCATGCAGATAAGAAGTTTCTTGACAAATACATGCCCCAGTTCATGAAACATCTTCATTATAGAATAATTGATGTGAGCACTGTTAAAGAACTGTGCAG ACGCTGGTATCCAGAAGAATATGAATTTGCACCAAAGAAGGCCGCCTCTCACAG GGCCCTTGATGACATAAGTGAAAGCATCAAAGAACTTCAGTTTTACCGAAATAacatcttcaagaaaaaaacagacgagaagaagaggaaaattatagaaaatggGGAAAATGAGAAGACT ATTGCTGGGCAGAGCACCTTCTTTCAGTTACCTTGCATCTCCAGATGA